One genomic region from Pagrus major chromosome 24, Pma_NU_1.0 encodes:
- the fbxo3 gene encoding F-box only protein 3 isoform X1, which translates to MAAATELRMDQLPSDPLLHVLSFLGFRDLIHCSFVSRRLNELSKHNPLWKTLCSKHWLLTDADRLQSGVSWYCLFKQYYRDLGRYMQYYPVLKRAWEQLKSFLQQRCPRMIASLKEGATEVELNDIEAQIGCRLPDDYRCSYRIHNGQKLVIPGLMGSMSLSNHYRSEVLLDVETAAGGFQQRKGMRRCLPLTFCFHTGLSQYMALEPAEGRRMFESFYPCPDQTAQDPSAIDMFITGSCFLEWFTTYVHNVVTGEYPIIRDQIFRYVHDKGCVATTGDITVSVSTSFLPELSSVHPPHFFFTYRIRIEMSSGASPEAACQLDSRYWKITTSDGNVEEVQGPGVVGEFPVMTPGKVHEYASCTTFSTPSEYMEGHYTFHRLANKEEVFHVAIPRFHMVCPPFREPVVRTQKASTSYTTRFDDHDDDGEYCDGDGDDFGDLRGINMAALEGAWCPRHI; encoded by the exons ATGGCAGCTGCCACGGAGTTGCGGATGGACCAGCTCCCCTCAGACCCGCTGCTGCACGTCTTATCCTTCCTGGGCTTCAGGGACCTGATCCA TTGTAGTTTTGTGAGCCGGAGGTTGAACGAGTTGTCCAAACACAACCCGCTGTGGAAAACACTCTGCTCCAAACACTGGCTGCTCACAGA tgcgGACCGGCTGCAGAGCGGTGTGTCCTGGTACTGTCTGTTCAAACAGTACTACAGAGACCTGGGCCGCTACATGCAGTACTACCCGGTGCTGAAGAGAGCCTGGGAGCAGCTGAAGAGCTTCCTGCAGCAGAGGTGTCCTCGCATGATCGCCTCGCTCAAAG AGGGCGCCACAGAGGTGGAGCTGAATGACATCGAGGCTCAGATCGGCTGCAGACTTCCAGACGACTACCGCTGCTCGTACCGCATCCACAACGGACAGAAACTGGTGATCCCCGG GCTGATGGGCAGCATGTCCCTGTCGAACCACTACCGGTCGGAGGTGCTGCTGGACGTGGAGACGGCGGCTGGAGGTTTCCAGCAGAGGAAGGGGATGAGACGCTGCCTCCCGCTCACCTTCTGCTTCCACACCGGGCTCAGCCAGTACATGGCTCTGGAGCCGGCGGAGGGGCGCCGGATGTTCGAGAGCTTCTACCCCTGCCCC gaTCAGACGGCTCAGGATCCTTCAGCTATCGACATGTTCATCACAG GTTCCTGTTTCTTAGAGTGGTTCACGACGTACGTCCACAACGTCGTCACAGGAGAGTATCCCATCATCAGAGACCAGATCTTCAG GTATGTGCACGATAAAGGTTGCGTGGCGACCACCGGTGACATCACCGTCTCCGTTTCTACCTCCTTCCTGCCAGAGCTGTCCTCCGTCCATCCACCGCACTTCTTCTTCACCTACCGCATCAG GATAGAGATGTCGAGCGGCGCCTCGCCTGAAGCTGCCTGTCAGCTCGACAGCCGCTACTGGAAAATCACCACCTCCGACGGCAACGTGGAGGAAGTTCAGGGTCCGGGCGTGGTCG gagagtTTCCGGTCATGACGCCTGGAAAAGTGCACGAGTACGCCAGCTGCACCACCTTCTCCACCCCGTCAGAGTACATGGAGGGCCACTACACCTTCCACAGACTGG CCAATAAAGAGGAAGTTTTCCACGTGGCGATCCCTCGCTTCCACATGGTGTGTCCTCCCTTCAGAGAGCCGGTGGTCCGGACG CAGAAGGCATCGACCAGTTACACCACTCGCTTTGACGACCACGACGATGACGGCGAGTACTGCGACGGAGACGGCGACGACTTCGGCGACCTGAGAGGAATCAACATGGCTGCCTTGGAGGGAGCGTGGTGCCCTCGACACATCTGA
- the fbxo3 gene encoding F-box only protein 3 isoform X2 — translation MAAATELRMDQLPSDPLLHVLSFLGFRDLIHCSFVSRRLNELSKHNPLWKTLCSKHWLLTDADRLQSGVSWYCLFKQYYRDLGRYMQYYPVLKRAWEQLKSFLQQRCPRMIASLKEGATEVELNDIEAQIGCRLPDDYRCSYRIHNGQKLVIPGLMGSMSLSNHYRSEVLLDVETAAGGFQQRKGMRRCLPLTFCFHTGLSQYMALEPAEGRRMFESFYPCPDQTAQDPSAIDMFITGSCFLEWFTTYVHNVVTGEYPIIRDQIFRYVHDKGCVATTGDITVSVSTSFLPELSSVHPPHFFFTYRIRIEMSSGASPEAACQLDSRYWKITTSDGNVEEVQGPGVVGEFPVMTPGKVHEYASCTTFSTPSEYMEGHYTFHRLANKEEVFHVAIPRFHMVCPPFREPVVRTKASTSYTTRFDDHDDDGEYCDGDGDDFGDLRGINMAALEGAWCPRHI, via the exons ATGGCAGCTGCCACGGAGTTGCGGATGGACCAGCTCCCCTCAGACCCGCTGCTGCACGTCTTATCCTTCCTGGGCTTCAGGGACCTGATCCA TTGTAGTTTTGTGAGCCGGAGGTTGAACGAGTTGTCCAAACACAACCCGCTGTGGAAAACACTCTGCTCCAAACACTGGCTGCTCACAGA tgcgGACCGGCTGCAGAGCGGTGTGTCCTGGTACTGTCTGTTCAAACAGTACTACAGAGACCTGGGCCGCTACATGCAGTACTACCCGGTGCTGAAGAGAGCCTGGGAGCAGCTGAAGAGCTTCCTGCAGCAGAGGTGTCCTCGCATGATCGCCTCGCTCAAAG AGGGCGCCACAGAGGTGGAGCTGAATGACATCGAGGCTCAGATCGGCTGCAGACTTCCAGACGACTACCGCTGCTCGTACCGCATCCACAACGGACAGAAACTGGTGATCCCCGG GCTGATGGGCAGCATGTCCCTGTCGAACCACTACCGGTCGGAGGTGCTGCTGGACGTGGAGACGGCGGCTGGAGGTTTCCAGCAGAGGAAGGGGATGAGACGCTGCCTCCCGCTCACCTTCTGCTTCCACACCGGGCTCAGCCAGTACATGGCTCTGGAGCCGGCGGAGGGGCGCCGGATGTTCGAGAGCTTCTACCCCTGCCCC gaTCAGACGGCTCAGGATCCTTCAGCTATCGACATGTTCATCACAG GTTCCTGTTTCTTAGAGTGGTTCACGACGTACGTCCACAACGTCGTCACAGGAGAGTATCCCATCATCAGAGACCAGATCTTCAG GTATGTGCACGATAAAGGTTGCGTGGCGACCACCGGTGACATCACCGTCTCCGTTTCTACCTCCTTCCTGCCAGAGCTGTCCTCCGTCCATCCACCGCACTTCTTCTTCACCTACCGCATCAG GATAGAGATGTCGAGCGGCGCCTCGCCTGAAGCTGCCTGTCAGCTCGACAGCCGCTACTGGAAAATCACCACCTCCGACGGCAACGTGGAGGAAGTTCAGGGTCCGGGCGTGGTCG gagagtTTCCGGTCATGACGCCTGGAAAAGTGCACGAGTACGCCAGCTGCACCACCTTCTCCACCCCGTCAGAGTACATGGAGGGCCACTACACCTTCCACAGACTGG CCAATAAAGAGGAAGTTTTCCACGTGGCGATCCCTCGCTTCCACATGGTGTGTCCTCCCTTCAGAGAGCCGGTGGTCCGGACG AAGGCATCGACCAGTTACACCACTCGCTTTGACGACCACGACGATGACGGCGAGTACTGCGACGGAGACGGCGACGACTTCGGCGACCTGAGAGGAATCAACATGGCTGCCTTGGAGGGAGCGTGGTGCCCTCGACACATCTGA
- the fbxo3 gene encoding F-box only protein 3 isoform X3 encodes MQYYPVLKRAWEQLKSFLQQRCPRMIASLKEGATEVELNDIEAQIGCRLPDDYRCSYRIHNGQKLVIPGLMGSMSLSNHYRSEVLLDVETAAGGFQQRKGMRRCLPLTFCFHTGLSQYMALEPAEGRRMFESFYPCPDQTAQDPSAIDMFITGSCFLEWFTTYVHNVVTGEYPIIRDQIFRYVHDKGCVATTGDITVSVSTSFLPELSSVHPPHFFFTYRIRIEMSSGASPEAACQLDSRYWKITTSDGNVEEVQGPGVVGEFPVMTPGKVHEYASCTTFSTPSEYMEGHYTFHRLANKEEVFHVAIPRFHMVCPPFREPVVRTQKASTSYTTRFDDHDDDGEYCDGDGDDFGDLRGINMAALEGAWCPRHI; translated from the exons ATGCAGTACTACCCGGTGCTGAAGAGAGCCTGGGAGCAGCTGAAGAGCTTCCTGCAGCAGAGGTGTCCTCGCATGATCGCCTCGCTCAAAG AGGGCGCCACAGAGGTGGAGCTGAATGACATCGAGGCTCAGATCGGCTGCAGACTTCCAGACGACTACCGCTGCTCGTACCGCATCCACAACGGACAGAAACTGGTGATCCCCGG GCTGATGGGCAGCATGTCCCTGTCGAACCACTACCGGTCGGAGGTGCTGCTGGACGTGGAGACGGCGGCTGGAGGTTTCCAGCAGAGGAAGGGGATGAGACGCTGCCTCCCGCTCACCTTCTGCTTCCACACCGGGCTCAGCCAGTACATGGCTCTGGAGCCGGCGGAGGGGCGCCGGATGTTCGAGAGCTTCTACCCCTGCCCC gaTCAGACGGCTCAGGATCCTTCAGCTATCGACATGTTCATCACAG GTTCCTGTTTCTTAGAGTGGTTCACGACGTACGTCCACAACGTCGTCACAGGAGAGTATCCCATCATCAGAGACCAGATCTTCAG GTATGTGCACGATAAAGGTTGCGTGGCGACCACCGGTGACATCACCGTCTCCGTTTCTACCTCCTTCCTGCCAGAGCTGTCCTCCGTCCATCCACCGCACTTCTTCTTCACCTACCGCATCAG GATAGAGATGTCGAGCGGCGCCTCGCCTGAAGCTGCCTGTCAGCTCGACAGCCGCTACTGGAAAATCACCACCTCCGACGGCAACGTGGAGGAAGTTCAGGGTCCGGGCGTGGTCG gagagtTTCCGGTCATGACGCCTGGAAAAGTGCACGAGTACGCCAGCTGCACCACCTTCTCCACCCCGTCAGAGTACATGGAGGGCCACTACACCTTCCACAGACTGG CCAATAAAGAGGAAGTTTTCCACGTGGCGATCCCTCGCTTCCACATGGTGTGTCCTCCCTTCAGAGAGCCGGTGGTCCGGACG CAGAAGGCATCGACCAGTTACACCACTCGCTTTGACGACCACGACGATGACGGCGAGTACTGCGACGGAGACGGCGACGACTTCGGCGACCTGAGAGGAATCAACATGGCTGCCTTGGAGGGAGCGTGGTGCCCTCGACACATCTGA